The Ruania halotolerans genome contains the following window.
CGGCTTTGAGCGCGGAGACATCGGCTACGCCAGTGCCGCCTCGATGGTGCTCATGGTGATCCTCATTCTGATCGCCCTGATCCAGATGCGCTTCGACCGGAAGGACGTCCAGTGAGTAGGGCAGGCACCAAGACGGGCACAGCGACCATCACCGAGCCCGTACGGGGCAAGAAGAAGTCCGTTGCCCCCGGGACGATCCTGCTCTGGGTGCTGGTGGCTGTGTACGCGTTCCCGCTGCTCTGGTTCGTGCTCAGCTCGTTCAAGCCCGGTAGCGAGCTGTTCAGCCTGCCGCTGTCGATCCTGCCGGAGAACTGGACGTTCTCGGGGTACGAGGCAGCGTGGAGCCGGTTCAACTTCGCCCGGTATTTCATGAACACAGGGATCGTCGCCGTGGTGACCACCGCGCTGACCGTGCTCGTCTCGTCGATGACTGGGTACGCGCTGGCCAAGTACAAGGCGTGGTGGCTGAACGTCTTCTTCATGTGCGTTCTGGCCACCACCATGCTGCCGACCGAGGTCATCATGCCCTCGACGTTCGTGGTGATCCGCGATCTCGGTCTGTACGACTCCCTCCCCGGCATCATCATCCCCTCGATCGTCACCGCGACCGGTGTGTTCATGTTCCGGCAGTACTTCAAGACGGTTCCGGACGAACTGCTCGAGGCGGCCCGGATCGACGGGGTCGGAGAGATCCGCACCTTCTTCTCCATCATGTTGCCGCTGGCCAAGCCAATGGCTGTGA
Protein-coding sequences here:
- a CDS encoding carbohydrate ABC transporter permease: MSRAGTKTGTATITEPVRGKKKSVAPGTILLWVLVAVYAFPLLWFVLSSFKPGSELFSLPLSILPENWTFSGYEAAWSRFNFARYFMNTGIVAVVTTALTVLVSSMTGYALAKYKAWWLNVFFMCVLATTMLPTEVIMPSTFVVIRDLGLYDSLPGIIIPSIVTATGVFMFRQYFKTVPDELLEAARIDGVGEIRTFFSIMLPLAKPMAVTLAIFSFQWRWNDYIWPLLVLNDPNQYTLQIALRSIVGADNIDWSVLLSASVISLLPMIILFLIFQRQIMSADMNSGLKD